One Diospyros lotus cultivar Yz01 chromosome 1, ASM1463336v1, whole genome shotgun sequence genomic window carries:
- the LOC127813415 gene encoding uncharacterized protein LOC127813415, which yields MSSSSSSSSDSESSSTSSSSEESHTELSSPPHGPLRRPGKLRRPERVSPHPTSESHVSSDPNLESLPEDLTTDHSTITERELFPLLRKYRLIHDEYWYSEPRGLKVHQAPYGCITVYEQALAAGLRFPLATPVVEVFAIVGLCPSQLTPNGWRCLSTFILCCRARDIEPTAQLFFRMFKVISISKTEPRFAFSPLNQRQFVVDNPTSVKRWKSRFFFAGLKDRGVSFGVPVEWAFQPSKVRSRKITQDELHNIQILRELNPISARVLICDRTLYLGGLSTHTCFEPDVTLAEMVSTAFIWGKNKRRPVEDEGAPALTGGKAALNAPPAEEGEPSRAKRKRTSHPPRELMPAPESPPHSPDHVPDWGVKASDLSRNTQVARRMIHHFATPADRQVLAEQSSEAVEATLCKYLAQVVTLVSDFSGRFSQASKKTLELDTQLQERDELLESHRKNLDELSSQRQASDLRIQGLEAELSRMSSKLSRANSVIRQYERKYAEPIKLPEVEEFLQKNLQDAWTKGFQAHETEVLRAHPDLDMSTVRSVAEIVAGMEDSEMANDGDAPPDA from the exons atgtcttcttcttcttcttcttcctccgatTCCGAGAGCTCTAGTACCAGCTCAAGTAGTGAGGAATCACACACCGAGTTATCCAGCCCCCCTCACGGCCCCCTTCGTAGGCCTGGGAAACTTAGGAGGCCTGAGAGAGTTTCACCTCATCCCACTTCGGAGTCTCATGTGAGTAGTGATCCCAACTTAGAAAGCTTACCCGAGGATCTAACCACGGACCATTCTACCATAACCGAGAGGGAGTTGTTTCCCCTCCTCCGAAAATACCGTCTCATTCATGATGAGTATTGGTATAGTGAACCCCGAGGTCTGAAAGTTCACCAGGCCCCCTATGGCTGTATCACCGTCTACGAGCAGGCCTTGGCTGCCGGCCTTAGATTTCCTCTCGCGACTCCTGTAGTTGAGGTGTTTGCTATCGTTGGGTTATGCCCCTCTCAGTTGACTCCCAATGGCTGGAGGTGCCTATCTACCTTCATTCTCTGTTGTCGAGCTCGGGACATTGAGCCCACTGCTCAACTTTTCTTTAGGATGTTCAAAGTAATTTCCATTAGCAAAACTGAACCTCGATTTGCTTTTTCCCCCCTCAACCAGCGTCAGTTCGTAGTCGATAACCCCACATCGGTAAAACGATGGAAGagtagatttttctttgctgGCTTGAAAGACCGGGGGGTCAGCTTCGGGGTGCCAGTTGAGTGGGCTTTCCAGCCCTCAAAGGTCCGTAGTCGCAAGATCACGCAGGACGAGCTTCACAATATTCAGATTTTGAGAGAGCTGAACCCTATCAGCGCTCGGGTCCTGATATGTGATCGCACCTTGTACCTGGGGGGTTTATCCACTCACACTTGCTTCGAGCCTGATGTCACTTTGG CTGAAATGGTGAGCACAGCTTTTATCTGGGGGAAGAACAAACGGAGACCCGTGGAGGACGAGGGCGCCCCAGCTCTTACGGGGGGAAAGGCTGCCTTGAATGCTCCTCCTGCTGAGGAAGGAGAGCCTAGTCGTGCTAAAAGGAAGAGGACTTCCCATCCTCCGAGAGAGCTCATGCCAGCCCCGGAGTCTCCTCCCCATAGTCCAGACCATGTTCCTGATTGGGGAGTGAAGGCAAGTGATCTCAGCCGGAACACTCAGGTGGCCAGACGTATGATTCATCACTTTGCCACTCCCGCCGATCGTCAGGTGTTGGCCGAGCAGTCCTCGGAGGCCGTAGAAGCCACATTGTGCAAGTATCTGGCCCAG GTGGTCACACTCGTTTCGGACTTTTCCGGACGTTTCTCTCAAGCTTCCAAGAAGACCTTGGAACTAGACACCCAGCTGCAGGAAAGAGACGAGTTACTGGAGAGCCACAGGAAAAACTTGGATGAGTTGTCCTCCCAGCGGCAGGCTTCAGACCTACGTATTCAGGGGCTAGAGGCAGAGCTGTCTCGGATGAGCTCCAAGCTATCTCGGGCGAACTCAGTCATTCGCCAATACGAGCGCAAGTATGCCGAGCCCATCAAACTTCCTGAGGTAGAGGAGTTCCTCCAGAAGAACCTGCAGGACGCTTGGACAAAGGGATTCCAAGCTCATGAGACAGAGGTATTACGAGCTCATCCAGACTTGGACATGTCCACTGTTCGGTCTGTTGCGGAGATTGTGGCCGGGATGGAGGACTCGGAGATGGCTAACGATGGTGATGCGCCTCCTGATGCTtga
- the LOC127813486 gene encoding uncharacterized protein LOC127813486, whose product MRDLASCFGEYAIQVSNHPCVSPNLIPSVQNSVACIYRVFLSTQKQILITATWSQGLSLSFGDKPTTAFKLSTSSRLFRKKRGTKSFEFDNYNFDVFWDLSAAKYTAGPEPVACYYVLVMADSELAISLGDMAEEAAAKRLKTGARASKFSLLSRRELFSGHALCLTKAQFSDSGPAHDILIRCSGENEGLKHPVLSVCIDKKTVICVKRLQWNFRGNQTIFVDGLLVDLMWDVHDWFFNPVAGYAVFMFRTRSGSDSRLWLEEKVAQKELEKQEFSLLICACKSP is encoded by the coding sequence ATGAGAGACTTGGCTTCCTGTTTCGGTGAATACGCCATCCAGGTCTCCAACCATCCCTGCGTTTCTCCGAACCTGATTCCTTCGGTTCAGAACTCAGTGGCCTGCATCTACAGAGTCTTCCTCTCCACTCAAAAGCAGATCTTGATCACCGCCACGTGGAGCCAAGGCCTGAGCTTGAGCTTCGGCGACAAACCGACAACCGCATTCAAACTCAGCACCAGTTCCCGGCTGTTCAGAAAAAAGAGAGGAACCAAATCATTCGAATTCGACAACTACAATTTCGATGTCTTCTGGGATCTCTCCGCCGCCAAGTACACCGCCGGGCCAGAGCCGGTCGCCTGTTACTACGTCCTGGTCATGGCCGATTCCGAGCTCGCCATTTCTCTCGGCGACATGGCCGAGGAGGCCGCCGCCAAGAGGCTCAAAACAGGCGCCCGAGCCTCCAAGTTCTCTTTGCTCTCCCGGCGGGAACTCTTCTCCGGCCACGCCCTTTGCCTGACGAAGGCCCAGTTCTCCGATTCCGGCCCGGCCCACGACATTCTGATACGGTGCAGCGGCGAGAATGAAGGGCTAAAGCATCCGGTTCTGTCGGTTTGCATTGACAAGAAGACGGTGATATGTGTGAAGAGGCTTCAGTGGAATTTCCGGGGGAATCAGACGATTTTCGTGGACGGGTTGCTGGTTGATCTTATGTGGGACGTTCATGATTGGTTCTTCAACCCTGTGGCGGGGTACGCCGTGTTTATGTTCAGGACACGAAGCGGGTCTGACAGCCGGCTGTGGCTCGAGGAGAAGGTGGCGCAGAAGGAGCTGGAGAAGCAAGAATTCTCCTTGTTGATCTGTGCCTGTAAGAGCCCCTGA
- the LOC127787617 gene encoding arogenate dehydratase 3-like: MHSLSSSPPGICLKSMTGTKSPSTTNRVGPARLLIRCVYRFDSANAPPSSASFNIGTGAVSTRADWQSACAILASKVVSQQQDTKKSDSSDNITAVNGHKTLDLVPIDKNLPKPLTVSDLSPAPMHGSKLRVAYQGVPGAYSEAAAGKAYPNCEAIPCDQFEVAFQAVELWIADRAVLPVENSLGGSIHRNYDLLLRHRLHIVGEVQYPVHHCLLALPGVRKEYLTRVISHPQALSQCEHSLTKLGLNVTREAVDDTAGAAEFVAAKNLRDTAAIASARAAELYGLHILVDGIQDDSGNVTRFLMLAREPIVPRTDRPFKTSIVFAHDKGTSVLFKVLSAFAFRNISLTKIESRPHRNRPIRLVDDANVGTAKHFEYMFYIDFEASMAEVRAQNALAEVQEYTSFLRVLGSYPMDMTPWSPSGED; this comes from the coding sequence ATGCATTCCTTGTCATCGTCGCCGCCGGGAATTTGTTTGAAGTCCATGACTGGGACGAAATCGCCGAGTACCACCAACCGGGTTGGGCCGGCTCGACTCCTCATCCGGTGCGTTTACCGATTCGACTCGGCCAACGCCCCCCCCAGCTCTGCCAGCTTCAACATCGGCACCGGCGCCGTCTCCACTCGAGCCGACTGGCAAAGCGCCTGCGCCATTCTGGCCAGTAAGGTGGTGTCGCAGCAGCAGGACACCAAGAAGAGCGACAGCTCCGACAATATCACCGCCGTGAACGGCCACAAAACCCTAGATCTTGTCCCCATAGACAAGAACCTCCCGAAGCCTCTCACCGTTTCCGATCTCAGCCCGGCGCCGATGCACGGCTCCAAGCTCAGAGTGGCCTATCAGGGAGTCCCCGGCGCCTACAGCGAAGCAGCGGCGGGTAAGGCCTACCCGAACTGCGAAGCAATCCCCTGCGACCAGTTCGAGGTCGCATTCCAAGCCGTCGAGCTCTGGATCGCTGACCGCGCCGTGTTGCCGGTCGAGAATTCGCTCGGCGGCAGCATCCACCGGAACTACGACCTCCTCCTTCGCCACCGCCTCCACATCGTCGGGGAGGTCCAGTATCCCGTACACCACTGCCTCCTCGCACTTCCAGGCGTCCGGAAGGAGTACCTCACTCGCGTAATCAGCCACCCCCAAGCCCTGTCCCAGTGCGAGCACAGCCTCACCAAGCTCGGCCTGAACGTCACGCGCGAGGCCGTCGACGACACAGCCGGTGCGGCGGAGTTCGTGGCGGCCAAAAACCTCCGTGACACCGCCGCCATCGCCTCGGCACGCGCCGCCGAGCTCTACGGACTCCATATCCTGGTCGACGGCATCCAAGACGACTCCGGCAACGTGACTCGGTTCTTGATGCTGGCGCGCGAGCCGATCGTCCCGCGAACCGACCGGCCGTTCAAGACGAGCATAGTGTTCGCGCACGACAAAGGGACGTCGGTGCTGTTCAAGGTGCTGTCGGCGTTCGCGTTCCGGAACATCAGCCTAACGAAGATCGAGAGCCGGCCGCACCGGAACCGGCCGATCCGGCTGGTGGACGACGCGAATGTAGGTACCGCCAAGCACTTCGAGTACATGTTCTACATCGACTTCGAAGCTTCCATGGCGGAAGTGAGAGCCCAGAACGCTCTGGCGGAGGTTCAGGAGTACACGTCGTTCCTCAGGGTGCTGGGAAGCTATCCCATGGACATGACCCCTTGGTCACCGTCCGGGGAAGATTAA
- the LOC127787625 gene encoding putative phytosulfokines 6 isoform X2 produces the protein MKQQSAHSVSLLLFLFFLVTTPQTIARLLAPKQGEEAAKLNEITTRAPFVELEEIQENDSLNLMGLEVCHSGDEDCVKRRMIAEAHLDYIYTQHHKP, from the exons ATGAAGCAGCAAAGCGCCCATTCTGTTTCTCTTCTGTTGttcctttttttccttgttACCACCCCACAAACAATAGCCCGGCTCTTGGCACCGAAACAAG GAGAAGAGGCGGCAAAGCTGAATGAAATCACTACTAGGGCTCCTTTCGTAGAGTtggaagaaattcaagaaaatgaTTCTTTGAAT CTGATGGGCCTAGAGGTTTGTCACAGTGGAGATGAAGACTGTGTCAAGAGACGGATGATTGCAGAGGCTCACTTGGACTACATCTACACCCAGCACCATAAGCCTTAA
- the LOC127787625 gene encoding putative phytosulfokines 6 isoform X1, producing MKQQSAHSVSLLLFLFFLVTTPQTIARLLAPKQGEEAAKLNEITTRAPFVELEEIQENDSLNQLMGLEVCHSGDEDCVKRRMIAEAHLDYIYTQHHKP from the exons ATGAAGCAGCAAAGCGCCCATTCTGTTTCTCTTCTGTTGttcctttttttccttgttACCACCCCACAAACAATAGCCCGGCTCTTGGCACCGAAACAAG GAGAAGAGGCGGCAAAGCTGAATGAAATCACTACTAGGGCTCCTTTCGTAGAGTtggaagaaattcaagaaaatgaTTCTTTGAAT CAGCTGATGGGCCTAGAGGTTTGTCACAGTGGAGATGAAGACTGTGTCAAGAGACGGATGATTGCAGAGGCTCACTTGGACTACATCTACACCCAGCACCATAAGCCTTAA